From a region of the Chroicocephalus ridibundus chromosome 8, bChrRid1.1, whole genome shotgun sequence genome:
- the CLCC1 gene encoding chloride channel CLIC-like protein 1 encodes MLFPLVLCAVALVGSGKVQDDEWIDPTDMLNYDAASGTMRRPYKANYHDSEDKAVDAVSTEILLRSSREVDSLQQKIAECEKRNVKSHESRSFYIFKRYLKKILNEAGKLGLPEGNVGHVHYDAEIILTKQTYSEILRFLNEDTWQSGAVDDALSDILINFKHHDYKAWHWRFEDTFGIDLYNVFLILLCLVCVVILIATELWTRIHWFVQLKRVLLISFLISFAWNWLYLYKLAFAQHQAEIAKMGQFDNICAEKLDWGGSLIEWFRSKWTFQDDPCQKYYETLLVNPVLLVPPTKALAITFTNFVTEPLKHVGQGIGEFIKALMKEIPFILQIPVLIMMALAVLAFFYGAGSSVSMLRYLTSSQKRSLPPPDSQQEPIGFGQYEGGKSDSYYLQKPPYVSRGCYDRGDAPVRPGNGSRSPDIVHTSNEPDKQVEESRKPEPSNRLHTESEVCRLETITAENLTEEHALEQQKQETGKAERETGENCDPNKNLEGKSSVTDPCEEKKKSSSRDSQEGD; translated from the exons ATGCTGTTTCCTTTGGTGCTGTGTGCAGTTGCGCTAGTAGGCAGTGGTAAGGTTCAAGATGATGAATGGATTGACCCCACGGATATGCTCAATTACGATGCAGCGTCGGGAACAATGAGGAGACCTTACAag GCAAACTACCATGACTCTGAGGATAAGGCAGTGGATGCAGTCAGTACTGAAATCTTATTGAGGTCTTCAAGGGAAGTAGATTCCTTGCAACAGAAG ATTGCAGAGTGTGAGAAGAGGAATGTCAAATCACATGAAAGCCGTAGCTTTTATATTTTCAAGCGATACTTGAAGAAGATTTTAAATGAAGCTGGAAAACTTGGCCTT cCTGAGGGAAACGTGGGCCACGTCCATTACGATGCTGAGATCATCCTTACGAAACAGACGTATTCAGAGATCCTCAGGTTTCTCAATGAGGACACTTGGCAGTCGGGTGCTGTGGATGATGCACTTAGTGATATTTTGATCAATTTTAAGCACCACGATTATAAAGCTTGGCACTGGAGATTCGAAGACACGTTTGGAATTGATCTATATAATGTGTTTCTg atactCCTGTGCTTGGTGTGCGTTGTAATTTTAATAGCTACGGAGCTCTGGACACGTATTCATTGGTTTGTTCAGCTAAAACGTGTTTTATTAATAAGCTTTCTCATCAGTTTTGCATGGAATTGGCTTTACTTGTATAAG CTGGCCTTTGCGCAGCATCAAGCAGAAATTGCGAAAATGGGGCAGTTTGATAACATCTGTGCTGAGAAGCTGGACTGGGGGGGAAGTCTTATTG AATGGTTCAGAAGTAAATGGACGTTTCAGGATGACCCCTGTCAGAAGTACTATGAAACTCTGCTGGTAAATCCTGTCCTGCTGGTCCCACCCACAAAG GCATTGGCTATTACTTTCACCAACTTCGTAACTGAGCCTTTGAAGCACGTAGGACAGGGGATTGGTGAATTCATCAAAGCACTAATGAAGGAGATACCGTTTATTCTGCAGATTCCAGTGCTAATTATGATGGCTCTGGCTGTCCTG gCTTTCTTCTATGGTGCAGGATCATCGGTGTCTATGTTAAGATACTTAACATCTTCTCAGAAGAGAAGTCTTCCTCCGCCCGACAGTCAACAGGAGCCAATAGGCTTTGGGCAATACGAGGGCGGTAAATCCGATAGCTATTACTTGCAGAAGCCTCCTTACGTTTCTAGAGGATGTTACGACAGAGGAGACGCTCCTGTGAGACCAGGAAATGGCAGCAGAAGTCCTGACATCGTGCACACAAGCAATGAGCCAGACAAGCAAGTAGAAGAGTCTCGCAAACCAGAACCCAGT AATAGATTGCACACTGAGTCTGAAGTTTGTAGACTAGAAACTATCACAGCTGAAAACCTTACTGAAGAACACGCACTtgagcagcagaaacaggagacaGGCAAAGCAGAGCGAGAGACTGGAGAAAACTGTGACCCTAATAAAAACCTAGAAGGGAAAAGTTCTGTAACGGACCCgtgtgaagagaagaaaaagagcagttcCCGTGACTCCCAGGAAGGAGACTAA